The sequence below is a genomic window from Sorangiineae bacterium MSr12523.
AGCCAAGCGGCGATTGGGCGGGCATTTTCCCGCCCATGGTCAACGGCGTCCTTGCGTTGCATGCGCACGGGTACGCCGTCGACTCGGATCCGATGCGTCGCGGGCTCGAGGCCATCGAGCGTTTTACCATGACGGACACGGCCGGGGTGCGGGTCGAAGCATGCCAATCGCCGGTCTGGGACACCTGCCTGACCATGATTGGTCTGCTGGACTGCGAGGCCGGCGGCGAGCGGCTCTTGGCGCCGCGCGACTGGATGGCCAAGCTGCAGATCCTGGACGACCACGGCGACTGGAAGGTTTACAACGGGAAGGGCAAACCCGGCGGCTGGTCGTTCGAATATTCGAATACCTGGTATCCGGACGTGGACGACACGGCGGCCGTGGTCATGGCCCTATTGAAGCAAGATCGCTCGTCGGCCAAAAGCGATGTGGTTCGCCGGGCCATCGAGTGGATCGTAAGCATGCAGAACGACGACGGGGGTTGGGCCGCGTTCGATCGAAAGAACGACAAGCTCTTCCTGAACGATATCCCGTTCTCCGATATGGATTCGCTTTGCGATCCCAGCACGCCCGATATCGTGGGGCGCATTCTGGAGGCGCTCGGCATCTTGGGCGATCGCCGCTACGAGGCGGCGTGCGCACGTGGAATCGAGTACCTCCGCAAGAACCAGGAGCCCGAGGGCTCGTGGTACGGGCGCTGGGGCGTCAATTACGTGTACGGGACCTCCAATGTTCTCTGCGGCCTGGTGCACCACGGCTTCCGTGCGTCCGATCCGATGGTCGCGCGCGCCCTGGGCTGGTTGAAGGCCGTCCAGAATGCCGACGGCGGGTGGGGGGAGCACGTCCATTCGTATGCGGACCGGAATCTCATGGGACGCGGCACATCGACCGCCTCGCAAACGGCATGGGGCCTGATGGCTCTCCTGGCGTTCTTGCCGCCGGACGATCCTTCGGTGCAGCGTGGTATCGCGTGGCTGGTTTCGCGCCAGACCGACGAAGGCACCTGGAACGAAAAGGAGTTCACCGGGACGGGATTCCCCAAGTACTTCTATTTGCGCTACCACATGTACCGGCACTATTTTCCGCTCATGGCGCTCGGCCGCTACGTGCGGGCGCTGCGCGCTTCGTAAGAACGTGACTACGTGGGGCTTGCTCTGGGGCAGCGTGGTGCATCGCCCCTACGTCTATGCCTTTCTCGCGTGTTTCGTCGTCTTTGCGCTGCGGCATCTGGGCCTTTGGCGGATGCTGCTCTTCATGCTTCCGACGTGGGCCATCGCGTACGCGTGCGAGTACAGTTCGACGCGCAATGGGTTTCCCTTCGGGTACTACCGCTATTTCGATGACACGCGCACCCGGGAACTCTGGATATCCAACGTCCCGTTTTTCGATTCGCTGTCCTTCGTTTTTCTTTCGTATTTCAGCTTCGTGCTCGCCTCCGCGCTCGTGGGCAACGTTTCCCGGCCGGTGTCGCGCGCCATTCCGTGGCTCGGCGGCGTGTTGATGATGCTGCTGGACGTGGTGATCGACCCCGTGGCGCTGCAGGGCGACAAGTGGTTTCTGGGAAGGATTTACGATTATCCGTACCAAGGTTTCTATTTCGGGGTGACGGCGGCGAACTTTGCCGGATGGTTTTTCGTCGGGTTCGTGACGCAGG
It includes:
- a CDS encoding carotenoid biosynthesis protein — translated: MTTWGLLWGSVVHRPYVYAFLACFVVFALRHLGLWRMLLFMLPTWAIAYACEYSSTRNGFPFGYYRYFDDTRTRELWISNVPFFDSLSFVFLSYFSFVLASALVGNVSRPVSRAIPWLGGVLMMLLDVVIDPVALQGDKWFLGRIYDYPYQGFYFGVTAANFAGWFFVGFVTQAVFCMLLRGPLRAVPRLFVLGAYGVYAGIFLFNLTMTVLIGDYRLAAASAVVTVGTLGAMAMGLRARWASAGLASREERSA
- the shc gene encoding squalene--hopene cyclase, whose protein sequence is MTTSTIAIPSPAVSTPLQAASNAVRKATDYSYSTQRADGHWCAELESNCTITSEYVFMCQALGLDLAQKREGLVQYLSEHQNADGSWGIAHAVDGDVSTTAECYLALRILGIATTDARLERAASFISNHGGLEKMRVFTRIFFALFGLFPWDSVPVLPPELILLPASSPVNIYAFASWARGTIVPLLVLFHHKPLYALPNGKHAENDWLDHLWQNPRDKHVPYAAPLGSILRTHKVSAKSIISLGYKAVLGYETLTGGLFSPVRKRAVQACVDWVLEHQEPSGDWAGIFPPMVNGVLALHAHGYAVDSDPMRRGLEAIERFTMTDTAGVRVEACQSPVWDTCLTMIGLLDCEAGGERLLAPRDWMAKLQILDDHGDWKVYNGKGKPGGWSFEYSNTWYPDVDDTAAVVMALLKQDRSSAKSDVVRRAIEWIVSMQNDDGGWAAFDRKNDKLFLNDIPFSDMDSLCDPSTPDIVGRILEALGILGDRRYEAACARGIEYLRKNQEPEGSWYGRWGVNYVYGTSNVLCGLVHHGFRASDPMVARALGWLKAVQNADGGWGEHVHSYADRNLMGRGTSTASQTAWGLMALLAFLPPDDPSVQRGIAWLVSRQTDEGTWNEKEFTGTGFPKYFYLRYHMYRHYFPLMALGRYVRALRAS